A genome region from Actinopolymorpha sp. NPDC004070 includes the following:
- a CDS encoding energy-coupling factor ABC transporter permease, producing the protein MHVPDGFLDAPTSIATGAVAATAVAVSLRRARRELDDKTAPLTGLVAAFVFAVQMLNFPVGAGTSGHLLGGALAAILVGPWTAVLCMTVVLLVQGLFFADGGITALGTNITLMGVVTVVVGWALFRLTLRFLPRRPASAAPAAFVAALVSVPVAALCFVGLYAVGGTADISLKAVFAAMVGWHVLIGLGEAAITALTVGSVIAVRPDLVHGARPLIAARELTVRKPRPLVTKGDRSA; encoded by the coding sequence GTGCACGTGCCCGACGGTTTTCTGGACGCGCCGACGTCGATCGCCACCGGCGCCGTCGCCGCGACCGCGGTGGCGGTCTCCCTGCGGCGCGCGCGGCGCGAGCTGGACGACAAGACCGCGCCGCTCACCGGGCTGGTCGCCGCGTTCGTGTTCGCCGTCCAGATGCTCAACTTCCCGGTCGGCGCCGGCACCAGCGGGCACCTGCTCGGAGGTGCGCTGGCCGCGATACTCGTCGGACCGTGGACGGCGGTTCTGTGCATGACCGTCGTCCTGCTCGTCCAGGGGCTGTTCTTCGCCGACGGCGGCATCACCGCGCTCGGCACCAACATCACGCTGATGGGCGTCGTCACCGTGGTGGTCGGCTGGGCGTTGTTCCGGCTCACGCTGCGGTTCCTGCCGAGGCGACCGGCCTCGGCGGCACCGGCGGCGTTCGTCGCCGCGCTGGTCTCGGTGCCGGTGGCCGCGCTGTGCTTCGTCGGCCTGTACGCCGTGGGGGGCACCGCCGACATCTCGCTCAAGGCCGTCTTCGCCGCCATGGTGGGCTGGCACGTGCTGATCGGGCTCGGTGAGGCGGCCATCACCGCCCTCACGGTCGGCAGCGTCATCGCGGTGCGCCCGGACCTGGTCCACGGCGCCCGCCCGCTGATCGCGGCCCGCGAACTCACCGTGCGAAAACCCCGCCCGCTCGTCACGAAGGGAGACCGGTCGGCATGA